The Tepidibacter aestuarii genome contains a region encoding:
- the rpsI gene encoding 30S ribosomal protein S9 — protein sequence MANVQYYGTGRRKHSVARVRLVAGEGNIVVNGKSLEEYFNYETLRREVKNPLVITETEGKYDVIVKVEGGGFTGQAGAVRHGISRALLKADAELRPTLKTAGYLTRDPRMKERKKYGLKAARRAPQFSKR from the coding sequence ATGGCAAACGTTCAATATTATGGAACAGGAAGAAGAAAGCACTCAGTAGCTAGAGTAAGATTAGTAGCTGGTGAAGGAAATATAGTTGTTAATGGAAAAAGTTTAGAAGAATACTTTAACTATGAGACTTTAAGAAGAGAAGTTAAGAACCCACTAGTTATAACTGAAACTGAAGGAAAATATGATGTTATAGTAAAGGTTGAAGGTGGAGGATTTACAGGACAAGCAGGAGCTGTAAGACACGGGATATCAAGAGCGTTATTAAAGGCTGATGCAGAATTAAGACCTACTTTAAAGACAGCTGGATACTTAACTAGAGACCCAAGAATGAAGGAAAGAAAGAAATACGGATTAAAAGCTGCGAGAAGAGCTCCACAATTCTCAAAGAGATAA
- the rplM gene encoding 50S ribosomal protein L13, which produces MKSYIGKPSEVQRKWYIIDAEGKTLGRLSTEIAILLRGKHKPTFTPHVDGGDFVVVVNAAKVKLTGKKLDQKQYRYHTGHVGGLVEIPYRRLLAEKPEEVINHAVNGMLCKNKLRSKMMKRLRVFAGAEHTHAAQNPESLDI; this is translated from the coding sequence ATGAAATCATATATTGGTAAGCCAAGTGAAGTTCAAAGAAAGTGGTATATAATAGACGCTGAAGGAAAGACTTTAGGTCGTTTATCTACTGAAATTGCAATATTATTAAGAGGTAAGCATAAGCCTACATTTACACCACACGTAGACGGTGGAGATTTCGTTGTAGTTGTTAATGCTGCTAAAGTTAAGTTAACAGGAAAGAAATTAGATCAAAAACAATACAGATATCATACAGGGCATGTTGGTGGATTAGTAGAAATCCCTTACAGAAGACTTTTAGCTGAAAAGCCAGAAGAAGTTATAAACCATGCTGTAAACGGTATGCTATGTAAGAATAAATTAAGAAGCAAAATGATGAAAAGATTAAGAGTATTTGCTGGCGCTGAGCATACTCATGCAGCTCAAAACCCAGAAAGCTTAGATATATAA
- a CDS encoding GNAT family N-acetyltransferase, producing the protein MSKVTIRPVKVDDIPYINEMRIMKGVKENILGISTERIEYTEEFIKNIDINKHILVAQLKDETKVVGLVGLHVNSTPRLRHSASIGIMVHRDYQGKGIGKKLMKEILDLADNWLMLKRVELGVFADNERAIKLYELYGFKIEGRRKYAAIRNGKYEDEYIMGRYNI; encoded by the coding sequence ATGAGCAAAGTTACTATAAGGCCAGTTAAAGTAGATGATATACCTTATATAAATGAAATGAGAATAATGAAGGGCGTAAAAGAAAATATATTAGGTATATCTACGGAGAGGATAGAATATACAGAGGAGTTTATTAAAAATATAGATATAAATAAGCATATTTTAGTAGCGCAATTAAAAGATGAGACTAAGGTGGTAGGCTTAGTTGGATTACATGTAAATTCTACACCAAGGCTTAGGCATAGTGCAAGCATAGGAATTATGGTTCATAGAGATTACCAAGGTAAGGGCATAGGAAAAAAGCTTATGAAAGAGATATTAGACTTAGCTGACAATTGGCTAATGTTAAAAAGAGTTGAACTTGGAGTTTTTGCAGACAATGAAAGAGCAATAAAGCTGTATGAGTTATATGGATTTAAAATAGAGGGAAGAAGAAAATATGCAGCAATAAGAAATGGAAAATATGAAGATGAATATATAATGGGAAGATATAATATATAA
- a CDS encoding DUF378 domain-containing protein — MRRLALVLVIIGALNWGLIGLLNFDLVATLFGGSTSFISRTVYALVGLAGIYAITLLFNYRDDRDRI; from the coding sequence ATGAGAAGGCTAGCCTTAGTTTTAGTTATAATAGGAGCTTTAAATTGGGGATTAATAGGTTTACTAAATTTTGATTTAGTAGCAACATTATTTGGAGGATCTACTTCATTTATAAGTAGAACTGTATATGCCTTAGTTGGACTTGCGGGTATATATGCAATAACTTTATTGTTTAACTACAGAGACGATAGAGATCGTATATAA
- the cwlD gene encoding N-acetylmuramoyl-L-alanine amidase CwlD has protein sequence MVIVLKKKYVIWTIAFAMILCIIYLTNYNISKTTINMPVTNKVIIVDAGHGGIDPGALGKNSLEKDINLKIALKVRSLLEESGALVILTREKDESLYIEDGKKSIRQRYNENLRNRKQLIKESKADVFISIHLNSFTNSKYYGAQVLYPKNDKYGKQLATFIQEEMRRVIDKDNNREAKMRADLYLFKENGVASALIECGFLSNLKEEDLLKSDEYQEKIAWSIYAGIQKYFNSLQ, from the coding sequence ATGGTTATTGTGTTAAAAAAGAAATATGTAATATGGACTATAGCATTTGCTATGATACTCTGTATAATATATTTAACTAATTACAATATAAGCAAAACTACTATAAATATGCCTGTAACAAATAAAGTCATTATAGTAGATGCTGGACACGGTGGAATAGATCCTGGAGCATTAGGAAAAAATAGTCTAGAAAAAGATATAAATTTGAAAATAGCATTAAAGGTAAGATCTTTACTAGAAGAGAGTGGCGCATTGGTTATACTCACTAGAGAAAAAGATGAAAGCTTATATATAGAAGATGGAAAGAAAAGCATAAGACAAAGATATAATGAAAATCTTAGAAATAGAAAACAATTAATAAAAGAGTCTAAAGCAGACGTTTTTATATCCATACATCTGAATAGTTTTACTAATTCTAAATATTATGGAGCACAAGTGTTGTATCCAAAAAATGATAAGTATGGCAAACAATTGGCAACTTTCATACAAGAAGAGATGAGAAGAGTTATAGATAAAGATAATAATAGAGAGGCAAAGATGAGAGCTGATTTATATTTATTTAAGGAAAATGGAGTTGCATCAGCACTTATTGAATGTGGATTTCTATCGAATTTAAAAGAAGAAGATCTTCTCAAAAGTGATGAATATCAAGAAAAAATAGCATGGTCTATATATGCTGGGATACAAAAATATTTTAATTCTTTACAATAA
- a CDS encoding sigma factor G inhibitor Gin encodes MQTNKTCYICNKESDKGIDILGSYICRNCEQEMIDEEGSELKMEYYKSKVKSLWRNNLS; translated from the coding sequence GTGCAAACAAATAAAACATGTTACATATGTAATAAAGAATCCGATAAAGGGATAGATATATTGGGAAGCTATATATGTAGAAATTGTGAACAAGAGATGATAGACGAAGAAGGAAGCGAACTAAAGATGGAATACTACAAAAGCAAAGTGAAAAGCCTGTGGAGGAATAATTTATCTTAG
- a CDS encoding PSP1 domain-containing protein, with protein sequence MIKVVGIRFKKAGKIYYFNPLEFDVKKDMNVIVETARGLEYGNIIVGPKEVSEEEIVAPLKPIVRIATEEDTNIYNENQQKAKTAFDICIEKIKEYELDMYLIDSEYTFDRNKLIFYFTAEGRVDFRDLVKGLAAIFKTRIELRQIGVRDEAKTIGGLGPCGKPLCCSTWLGDFQPVSIKMAKDQDLSLNPSKISGICGRLFCCLKYEHNTYSDILDKMPSVGTLVMTPDGKGKITDTNTLAEKVKVEIDKGKKSESNVYELHEISVIKESKKCGGCCKKNEQIDPQTLKELKKLED encoded by the coding sequence ATGATAAAAGTTGTAGGAATTAGATTTAAAAAAGCAGGTAAAATATATTATTTCAATCCACTTGAATTTGATGTAAAAAAAGATATGAATGTTATAGTAGAGACCGCTAGAGGACTCGAATATGGAAATATAATAGTAGGGCCTAAAGAAGTTAGTGAGGAAGAAATAGTAGCACCGCTTAAGCCGATTGTAAGAATAGCTACAGAAGAAGATACTAATATATATAATGAAAATCAACAAAAGGCCAAAACAGCCTTCGATATTTGTATTGAAAAAATAAAAGAATATGAACTTGATATGTATTTAATAGATTCAGAATATACATTTGATAGAAATAAGCTTATATTTTACTTTACAGCAGAAGGTAGAGTGGATTTTAGAGATTTAGTTAAAGGGCTAGCAGCCATATTCAAAACTAGAATAGAGCTTAGACAAATAGGAGTAAGAGATGAAGCAAAAACAATAGGAGGACTTGGACCTTGTGGAAAGCCTCTTTGTTGTTCGACTTGGCTTGGAGATTTTCAACCGGTTTCTATAAAAATGGCAAAGGATCAAGATTTATCACTTAATCCAAGTAAAATATCTGGAATATGTGGAAGATTGTTTTGCTGCTTAAAATATGAGCACAACACATATAGTGATATATTAGATAAAATGCCGTCAGTTGGAACACTAGTAATGACTCCTGATGGAAAAGGAAAAATAACAGATACTAATACCTTGGCAGAAAAAGTAAAGGTTGAAATAGATAAAGGAAAAAAATCTGAGAGCAATGTATATGAGCTTCATGAAATAAGCGTTATAAAAGAATCTAAAAAATGCGGAGGATGCTGTAAGAAAAATGAACAAATAGATCCTCAAACTTTAAAAGAGCTTAAAAAGCTAGAAGATTAA
- a CDS encoding aminotransferase class I/II-fold pyridoxal phosphate-dependent enzyme: MNTPIINKLNDIKNSDIVSFHVPGHKNGKIFDRLGYSDFKNNIVNIDTTEIPGTDNLHSPEEIIKESQEIASKLFKSDHTIFLVNGTTCGIQAAIMAVCSLKDKIIVNRDCHQSVINTCILGDIEPVYVNPDIDMKTGISLGVKLDDIKRLVEEDHSIKAVLITSPTYYGINTDIKLISDYLHKKNKIFIVDEAHGSHIGLNERLGVSAIEQGADISIQSTHKTLPCFTQASMLHIKSNIVDINRLKSFLRIIQSSSPSYMLMASIEMAVEIYRKHGKELMEELIDNIDETKNYIKNLKNISLYNYKHSDITKMYIITKDLNRSGYEIEDILREKYNIQVELSNPYGVLLICSIGNDKHDFEKLRQALGYIDNEIGDDDLIEVDYPNYIPEKALNPRGAFYSNKKSIPIKDAVGKICAEYIVPYPPGISLLSPGEIITKEIIDYVQNCKSIGMNVAGMEDKNLEFIKIID; the protein is encoded by the coding sequence GTGAATACTCCTATAATAAATAAACTAAATGATATAAAAAATAGTGATATAGTGTCTTTTCATGTGCCAGGGCATAAAAACGGGAAGATATTTGATAGATTAGGTTATAGTGATTTTAAAAATAATATAGTTAATATAGACACAACAGAAATACCTGGAACAGATAATTTACACTCTCCAGAGGAAATAATTAAAGAATCACAAGAGATAGCTTCTAAGTTATTTAAATCAGATCATACAATTTTTTTAGTTAATGGAACAACTTGTGGGATACAGGCTGCTATAATGGCTGTGTGCTCGTTAAAAGATAAGATAATAGTGAATAGGGATTGTCATCAATCTGTTATAAATACCTGCATATTAGGGGATATAGAGCCTGTATACGTAAATCCTGATATAGATATGAAAACTGGTATATCTCTTGGAGTAAAATTAGATGATATAAAAAGATTGGTTGAAGAAGACCACAGTATAAAAGCTGTACTTATAACATCTCCTACATACTATGGAATAAATACGGATATCAAATTAATATCAGATTACCTACATAAAAAAAATAAAATATTTATAGTGGATGAAGCACATGGATCTCATATAGGGCTTAATGAGAGACTGGGAGTTAGCGCTATAGAACAAGGAGCAGATATATCTATTCAAAGTACTCATAAAACACTTCCTTGTTTTACTCAAGCATCAATGCTTCATATAAAATCAAATATAGTTGATATAAATAGATTAAAATCATTTCTTAGAATAATTCAATCATCATCACCATCTTATATGTTGATGGCATCTATTGAAATGGCAGTAGAGATATATAGAAAACATGGTAAAGAATTGATGGAAGAATTAATAGACAATATAGATGAAACTAAAAATTACATAAAAAATTTAAAAAATATATCTTTATACAATTATAAACATAGTGATATAACTAAAATGTATATTATAACTAAAGATCTAAATCGGTCAGGATATGAAATAGAAGATATATTAAGAGAAAAGTATAATATACAAGTGGAATTATCCAATCCATATGGTGTATTATTAATATGTAGTATAGGAAATGATAAACATGACTTTGAAAAACTAAGACAAGCATTAGGATATATAGATAATGAAATCGGAGACGATGATTTGATAGAAGTAGATTATCCAAATTACATTCCGGAAAAAGCTCTTAATCCTAGAGGCGCTTTTTACTCAAATAAAAAAAGTATACCTATAAAAGATGCTGTAGGAAAGATATGTGCAGAATATATAGTACCATATCCTCCTGGTATAAGCTTATTATCTCCTGGAGAAATAATAACTAAAGAAATAATAGATTATGTACAAAACTGCAAAAGCATAGGTATGAATGTTGCGGGAATGGAAGATAAAAATTTAGAATTCATAAAGATAATAGACTAG
- a CDS encoding methyl-accepting chemotaxis protein — protein MKYIRIILNSIIATLIIFFIKQLNGLYFAISVLTVLITMNIINSINNKKNVSQENIYKSNLLKERNLSQVFTDELGEFGDNLNEFLQDVRNIIANTYSLSQKLNENTNIISNNVYTNSLAFDETLASIDDLSKTMEYQLNEINKLENTSKMLFEHASISKDNSQRAINEVENMNDTIKHNKEVFTKVVDLLKHSKDAGNNMADEIITLNKEVKDIYNITDEVENISRQTNLLALNAAIEAARAGESGRGFAVVADEIRKLAVQSSESVAKISQIINLVTDKIMNMSDKMQNEMNIINKDISIADESINSLGNIYTKSEEVITDVRNIYESSNKQLELTQEVNQIIKEFTFIVDETNKVSSKINEDGIEHSSAIQSIASSVVQLEDMSNDTYKYMKKYLDSFKLDKNMNDRINKSFDILKEISNEKDILSKNNNTNHRNNLKNIVKSNPYFEVICILDKEGYSTVSNIDEEDYVQNFKHRDYFKKAMDGEKFKSNPYISVDTGHYCVAISIPVIDKDKSISGCIMADVIVG, from the coding sequence ATGAAATATATAAGAATAATATTGAACTCTATAATTGCTACTTTAATTATATTTTTTATTAAACAATTAAATGGATTATATTTTGCTATATCGGTATTGACAGTGTTGATAACTATGAATATTATCAATAGTATTAACAATAAAAAAAATGTATCACAAGAAAATATATATAAATCAAATTTGTTAAAAGAAAGGAATTTGAGTCAAGTTTTCACAGATGAGCTAGGGGAATTTGGGGATAATTTAAATGAATTTTTGCAAGACGTAAGAAATATAATAGCCAATACATACTCTTTATCACAAAAGCTTAATGAGAACACAAATATAATATCAAATAATGTATATACTAATTCATTGGCATTTGATGAGACTTTAGCTTCAATAGATGATTTATCCAAAACTATGGAATATCAATTAAATGAAATAAATAAGCTTGAAAATACATCTAAAATGCTATTTGAGCATGCAAGTATATCTAAGGACAATTCCCAAAGAGCTATAAATGAAGTTGAGAATATGAATGATACTATAAAACATAATAAAGAAGTTTTTACTAAGGTAGTAGATTTATTAAAGCATAGTAAAGATGCTGGAAATAATATGGCAGATGAAATAATAACTTTAAATAAGGAAGTAAAGGATATATATAATATAACAGATGAGGTTGAAAACATATCGAGGCAAACTAACTTGTTAGCTCTTAATGCAGCAATAGAAGCAGCAAGAGCAGGCGAATCAGGAAGAGGTTTTGCTGTTGTAGCTGATGAAATAAGAAAACTTGCAGTTCAATCTTCAGAATCTGTAGCTAAGATATCTCAAATAATAAATTTAGTAACTGATAAAATAATGAATATGTCTGATAAAATGCAAAATGAAATGAATATTATAAATAAAGATATAAGTATAGCTGATGAATCTATAAATTCTTTAGGAAATATATATACTAAATCAGAAGAAGTTATAACTGATGTTAGAAATATATATGAAAGCTCTAACAAACAATTAGAACTAACACAAGAAGTAAATCAAATAATAAAAGAATTTACATTCATAGTAGATGAAACAAATAAAGTATCATCTAAAATAAACGAAGATGGAATAGAACACTCATCTGCAATACAATCAATAGCATCATCTGTTGTACAGCTTGAGGATATGTCAAATGACACATATAAATATATGAAAAAATATTTAGATAGCTTTAAATTAGATAAAAATATGAATGATAGAATAAATAAGTCATTTGATATATTAAAAGAAATATCGAATGAAAAGGATATTTTATCAAAAAATAATAATACTAATCATAGGAACAATCTAAAAAATATCGTAAAATCTAATCCTTATTTTGAGGTTATATGTATTCTAGACAAAGAAGGATATAGTACTGTATCAAATATAGATGAGGAAGATTATGTTCAAAATTTCAAGCACAGAGATTATTTTAAAAAAGCAATGGATGGAGAAAAATTTAAATCAAATCCATATATATCAGTAGATACAGGGCATTATTGCGTAGCTATATCTATACCTGTAATAGATAAGGATAAGAGCATATCGGGATGTATAATGGCAGATGTAATAGTAGGGTAG
- a CDS encoding tRNA1(Val) (adenine(37)-N6)-methyltransferase, whose protein sequence is MDIKLKYSERIDDLQIKGLKIIQDKEGFCFGIDAVLLANFSKVKNNAKVVDLGTGTGIIPILIAGKSRAKEVIGVEIQEEVAGMANRSIKLNNLEDRVRVVNEDLKNIDSVLEVNTFHVVTSNPPYMKPDGLKNINDKKAISRHEIKCNLEDVIKAASRLLMHHGKFFMIHRPIRIADIITISRKYKLEPKEIQFIHPKVGKAPNLMMIAFTKAGKPELKILDPLYVYKEDGEYTDEIKEIYSKQDIGEN, encoded by the coding sequence ATGGATATAAAGTTAAAATACAGTGAAAGAATAGACGATCTTCAAATCAAAGGGCTTAAAATAATTCAAGACAAAGAAGGGTTTTGCTTTGGAATAGATGCAGTACTACTTGCAAATTTTAGTAAAGTAAAAAACAATGCAAAAGTAGTAGACTTAGGAACAGGAACGGGTATAATACCTATACTAATAGCTGGTAAAAGTAGAGCTAAAGAAGTAATAGGTGTTGAAATTCAAGAAGAAGTTGCCGGGATGGCAAATAGATCTATAAAGCTCAACAATTTAGAGGATAGGGTAAGAGTAGTAAATGAAGACTTAAAGAATATAGATAGTGTACTTGAAGTTAATACATTTCATGTAGTAACTTCTAACCCTCCTTATATGAAGCCTGATGGATTAAAAAATATAAATGATAAAAAAGCTATATCAAGACATGAAATAAAGTGTAATTTAGAAGATGTTATAAAAGCAGCATCTAGATTATTAATGCACCACGGAAAATTTTTCATGATTCATAGACCTATAAGAATAGCTGATATAATAACAATATCTAGAAAATATAAATTAGAGCCAAAAGAAATACAGTTTATTCATCCAAAAGTAGGTAAAGCTCCTAATCTAATGATGATTGCATTTACAAAAGCTGGAAAACCAGAGCTAAAAATACTAGATCCTCTTTATGTATATAAAGAAGATGGAGAATATACAGATGAAATAAAAGA
- a CDS encoding DNA polymerase III subunit, whose product MYFDNVIGHDRAKRFILNSMKKDRISHAYLFEGPSGVGKSMFSMELSKMMFGTDSLENNPDLKILRPDGASFKIGQIRDMQMDIIIKPYKNKKIYILEDAHKMTVQAQNALLKTLEEPPEYALIILIAENSRSILDTIKSRCEVVKFSPLTQEQIQNYLVDKKNIDSQRAKVVASFSMGILSKALDLCYSEEFNNKRNEIQEYLNIIQSRDLIDMYTINTKLEKHKSNLNEVMDMLITYFRDILMIKQGVDESLIINLDQIEFLSSLSKKFTYFQISNIIDIIDESNKNLMNNCNFNMVIGTMILNIYEVIK is encoded by the coding sequence ATGTACTTTGATAATGTAATAGGGCATGATAGAGCTAAACGATTTATTTTAAATTCAATGAAAAAAGATAGAATAAGCCATGCATATTTATTTGAAGGTCCAAGTGGAGTAGGAAAGAGTATGTTTAGCATGGAACTATCTAAAATGATGTTTGGAACTGATAGTTTAGAAAACAATCCTGATTTAAAAATCCTAAGACCAGATGGAGCTTCATTTAAAATAGGTCAAATAAGAGATATGCAAATGGATATAATAATAAAGCCTTATAAAAACAAAAAAATATATATACTAGAAGATGCTCATAAAATGACAGTTCAGGCACAAAATGCTTTATTAAAAACTCTAGAAGAGCCACCTGAATATGCTTTAATAATATTAATAGCTGAAAACTCTAGGTCAATACTAGATACTATAAAATCAAGATGTGAAGTAGTGAAATTTTCACCACTTACACAAGAGCAAATACAAAACTATCTTGTAGATAAAAAAAATATAGATAGTCAAAGGGCAAAAGTTGTAGCTTCATTTTCTATGGGAATCTTGTCTAAGGCGCTAGACTTATGCTATAGTGAAGAATTTAATAACAAGAGAAATGAAATACAAGAGTATCTAAATATAATACAATCTAGAGACTTAATAGATATGTATACTATTAATACAAAACTAGAAAAACATAAATCAAATTTAAATGAAGTTATGGATATGTTGATAACTTATTTTAGAGATATACTGATGATAAAACAAGGTGTAGATGAAAGTCTTATAATAAATTTAGATCAAATAGAATTTTTAAGTAGTTTAAGTAAGAAATTTACTTATTTCCAAATTTCAAATATTATTGATATAATAGATGAAAGTAATAAAAATCTTATGAATAATTGTAATTTCAATATGGTAATAGGAACGATGATTTTAAATATATACGAGGTGATTAAATGA
- a CDS encoding NupC/NupG family nucleoside CNT transporter, with protein MERFISLIGIFVLLGICYLISENKKKIDIKLVGMGIGMQVLFAFLILKTGAGRAVFEKLSEFVTVLLDFTKAGSSFLFGGLVSDINSFGFIFAFQVLPTIIFFSSLMSVLYHLGVMQFIIKYIAGFMAKLMGTSGAESLSAAANIFVGQTEAPLVIKPYIEKMTRSELNAIMIGGMATVAGGVMAGYVGMGVDAGHLIAASVMSAPAALVAAKIIVPETEEPVTKGNVEFEVEKVDANIIDAAARGASEGLQLALNVAGMLLAFVALIAMVNGGIEAVGSAVGIHGLTLETILGYACAPLAYIMGIPSQDIVTAGSLLGQKTVINEFVAYANLSEHIANGTLQPRTITILTYALCGFANFSSIAVQLGGIGGLAPKRRGELAQLGIKALVGGTVAAFLTASIAGMLI; from the coding sequence ATGGAAAGATTTATAAGTCTTATAGGAATATTTGTTCTTTTAGGAATATGCTACTTAATATCTGAAAATAAGAAGAAGATAGATATTAAATTAGTGGGAATGGGTATAGGAATGCAGGTGTTATTTGCATTTTTGATTTTAAAAACAGGTGCAGGAAGAGCAGTATTTGAAAAGTTATCAGAATTTGTAACTGTTCTTTTAGACTTTACAAAAGCAGGTTCTTCGTTCTTGTTTGGGGGATTAGTAAGTGATATAAATAGTTTTGGATTTATATTTGCATTTCAAGTATTACCAACTATAATATTTTTTTCATCGCTTATGTCAGTATTGTATCATTTAGGAGTTATGCAGTTTATAATTAAATATATAGCTGGGTTTATGGCAAAATTAATGGGAACATCAGGAGCTGAGTCTTTATCAGCAGCAGCAAACATATTTGTAGGACAAACAGAAGCACCATTAGTTATAAAACCATATATAGAAAAAATGACAAGATCAGAGTTAAATGCAATAATGATAGGTGGAATGGCTACAGTTGCTGGTGGAGTTATGGCAGGGTATGTAGGAATGGGAGTTGATGCTGGCCACTTAATAGCAGCATCTGTAATGTCGGCGCCTGCAGCATTAGTAGCAGCTAAAATCATAGTTCCGGAAACTGAGGAACCGGTTACAAAAGGAAATGTAGAATTTGAAGTAGAAAAAGTTGATGCTAATATTATAGATGCAGCAGCAAGAGGAGCTTCAGAAGGATTACAGCTTGCACTTAATGTTGCAGGTATGTTACTTGCATTTGTTGCTTTAATAGCGATGGTTAATGGAGGTATTGAAGCGGTAGGAAGTGCTGTAGGAATACATGGATTAACTTTAGAAACGATATTAGGTTATGCATGCGCTCCGCTTGCATATATAATGGGTATTCCATCTCAAGATATAGTTACAGCAGGTTCATTATTAGGACAAAAAACAGTTATAAATGAATTTGTTGCTTATGCTAATCTATCTGAGCATATAGCTAATGGGACACTTCAACCTAGAACTATTACTATATTAACGTATGCTCTTTGTGGGTTTGCAAACTTTTCATCTATAGCTGTACAATTAGGTGGAATAGGAGGACTTGCCCCTAAGAGAAGAGGAGAACTAGCTCAGTTAGGAATAAAAGCTTTAGTTGGAGGTACTGTAGCTGCATTTTTAACAGCATCTATAGCTGGTATGCTTATATAA
- the tmk gene encoding dTMP kinase, producing the protein MKGLFISIEGPDGSGKSTQIKLLKDYLQNKGYDTVLTREPGGTKISEKIRNIILNKENKSMHSRTEALLYAASRAQHVEELIKPALKENKIVICDRFVDSSLIYQGIGRGLGMENIYNLNLFAMQDVIPDLTLLFDINMDKAKKRKENRGNLDRLESEKDAFHEDVFNGYKKLKELYPKRIKTVRANGSIKQVHQEIINIINNFLEN; encoded by the coding sequence TTGAAAGGATTATTTATAAGTATAGAAGGACCTGATGGATCGGGAAAGTCTACTCAGATAAAATTATTAAAAGATTATTTACAAAATAAAGGGTATGATACAGTACTTACAAGAGAACCTGGTGGAACTAAAATAAGTGAAAAAATAAGAAATATAATACTTAATAAGGAAAATAAAAGCATGCATTCAAGAACAGAAGCTCTATTATATGCAGCATCAAGAGCTCAACATGTCGAGGAACTTATAAAGCCAGCATTAAAAGAAAACAAAATAGTAATATGTGATAGATTCGTAGATTCAAGCCTTATATACCAGGGAATAGGTAGAGGATTGGGAATGGAGAATATATATAATCTCAACTTATTTGCAATGCAGGATGTGATCCCAGACCTTACCTTATTATTTGATATAAACATGGATAAAGCAAAAAAAAGAAAAGAAAACAGAGGAAATTTAGATAGACTGGAAAGCGAGAAAGACGCTTTTCATGAAGATGTGTTTAATGGATATAAAAAATTAAAAGAATTGTATCCTAAAAGAATCAAAACAGTAAGAGCTAATGGATCTATAAAACAAGTTCATCAAGAAATAATAAATATAATAAATAATTTTTTGGAGAATTAA